The following proteins are co-located in the Salinigranum halophilum genome:
- a CDS encoding TATA-box-binding protein, protein MSTPADSIEIQNVVASTGIGQELDLEALAEDLPGADFNPDNFPGLVYRTQNPKAAALIFRSGKIVCTGAKSIDDVHEALGIIFQKLRDLKIPVEDDPEITVQNIVSSADLGHNLNLNALAIGLGLEDVEYEPEQFPGLVYRMDEPKVVILLFGSGKIVITGGKQTSDAETAVVEIVDRIEGLGLLG, encoded by the coding sequence ATGAGTACACCGGCAGACTCCATCGAGATTCAGAACGTCGTCGCATCGACCGGTATCGGCCAGGAGCTCGACCTCGAAGCGCTCGCCGAGGACCTCCCTGGCGCGGACTTCAACCCGGACAACTTCCCCGGTCTCGTCTACCGGACGCAGAACCCGAAGGCTGCCGCGCTCATCTTCCGGTCGGGGAAGATCGTGTGCACCGGCGCGAAGAGTATCGACGACGTCCACGAAGCGCTCGGAATCATCTTCCAGAAACTCCGCGACCTCAAGATTCCCGTCGAGGATGACCCCGAGATCACCGTCCAGAACATCGTCTCGAGCGCCGACCTCGGTCACAACCTCAACCTCAACGCGCTCGCCATCGGCCTCGGCCTCGAAGACGTCGAGTACGAACCCGAGCAGTTCCCCGGCCTCGTCTACCGGATGGACGAGCCGAAGGTCGTCATCCTCCTGTTCGGGAGCGGCAAGATCGTCATCACCGGGGGGAAACAGACGAGCGACGCAGAGACCGCCGTCGTAGAGATCGTCGACCGCATCGAGGGACTCGGTCTGCTGGGATGA
- a CDS encoding helix-turn-helix transcriptional regulator, giving the protein MTARDDIAFLVGSECRVETLRALREEPLRPSGLAEEVSCARETAQRNLAGFTERSWVTKQNSSYRLTTAGQMVLQRYEQLEQSVENAKNLDVFLSNVGPVAEAVDTDLLAAQTVTTSTPENPHGPIDRWLSLVDGVVDAYYGVTPIVSRVFNEAAAQSIGPDTHMELVIDESVLEASREKFTDALELAYELDQFVLWLAPSDLEYGLAIIDDHVWFAAYDDFGNIVASVDGDDEEFVEWAYDRYTGLRERSAQAEPESLST; this is encoded by the coding sequence ATGACCGCCAGAGACGATATCGCGTTCCTCGTCGGGTCGGAGTGCCGCGTCGAGACACTGCGTGCCCTCCGCGAGGAACCCCTCCGTCCGAGCGGCCTGGCCGAGGAAGTCTCCTGTGCGCGCGAGACGGCACAGCGGAACCTTGCGGGGTTCACGGAACGAAGCTGGGTCACGAAGCAGAACAGTTCGTACCGACTCACGACTGCCGGTCAGATGGTGCTCCAGCGGTACGAACAGTTGGAGCAGTCGGTGGAGAACGCGAAGAACCTCGACGTGTTCCTGAGCAACGTCGGTCCCGTGGCCGAGGCGGTCGACACCGACCTCCTCGCGGCTCAGACGGTCACGACGTCGACCCCCGAGAACCCCCACGGTCCGATCGACCGCTGGCTCAGTCTCGTCGACGGCGTCGTCGACGCGTACTACGGCGTGACACCCATCGTTAGTCGCGTGTTCAACGAGGCCGCGGCGCAGTCGATCGGGCCGGACACACATATGGAACTCGTCATCGACGAGTCGGTTCTGGAGGCGTCGCGCGAGAAGTTCACGGACGCGCTCGAACTGGCGTACGAACTCGACCAGTTCGTCCTCTGGCTCGCACCGAGCGACCTCGAGTACGGGCTGGCAATCATCGACGACCACGTGTGGTTCGCCGCGTACGACGACTTCGGGAACATCGTCGCGAGCGTCGACGGGGACGACGAGGAGTTCGTCGAGTGGGCGTACGACCGCTACACCGGCCTTCGCGAACGGTCAGCGCAGGCCGAGCCGGAGAGCCTCTCGACCTGA
- a CDS encoding Cdc6/Cdc18 family protein, which produces MPNAADDLFTREDPIFANKELLEISHLPGEGRIVGRDDEISNLAAAVNPAIFGQSPSNVLIYGKTGTGKSLCAKYVSQRLVDTAGEESVTATFAYVDCAQDTTETQAVQTIAEGVNSPDHTDIRVPDKGLSTSTYYKRLWRILDQLYDVVLIILDEIDKLSDDDILMQLSRAGEAGKITQCKLGVIGISNKIQYKDRMDERVKSSLCEREFVFPPYDANQLRAIMEARSDAFRDGVLDPSTVPRAAALAAREHGDARKAIDILRYAGEIAQSTGSTTVKEEFVTQARERAETDRFRELIRGSTPHSRYVLQALAMLSLSARHEDGFRTSRVYDVYENICGQQGSDTLSLRRVRDLLKEHAFLDIIEQSKHSGGSAEGSYTKHQLLEDPDVVQEVLSEDAEY; this is translated from the coding sequence ATGCCCAACGCCGCGGACGACCTCTTCACCCGTGAGGACCCCATCTTCGCAAACAAGGAACTCCTCGAGATCAGTCACCTCCCCGGTGAGGGGCGTATCGTCGGCCGGGACGACGAAATCTCGAACCTCGCCGCGGCGGTCAACCCCGCTATCTTCGGGCAGAGTCCGAGCAACGTACTCATCTACGGGAAGACCGGCACCGGGAAGTCCCTCTGTGCCAAGTACGTTTCCCAGCGGCTCGTCGACACGGCCGGCGAGGAGTCCGTGACCGCGACGTTCGCGTACGTCGACTGCGCACAGGACACGACAGAGACGCAGGCCGTCCAGACCATCGCCGAGGGCGTGAACAGCCCCGACCACACCGACATCCGCGTCCCCGACAAGGGCCTGTCGACCTCCACGTACTACAAGCGGCTCTGGCGCATCCTCGACCAGCTCTACGACGTCGTCCTCATCATCCTCGACGAGATCGACAAGCTGAGCGACGACGACATCCTCATGCAGCTGTCACGGGCCGGAGAGGCGGGCAAGATCACCCAGTGTAAACTCGGCGTCATCGGCATCTCGAACAAGATTCAGTACAAAGACCGGATGGACGAACGCGTCAAATCATCGCTGTGTGAACGCGAGTTCGTCTTCCCACCGTACGACGCGAACCAGCTCCGGGCCATCATGGAAGCACGGTCGGACGCCTTCCGCGACGGGGTGCTCGACCCCTCGACGGTGCCGCGCGCCGCCGCCCTGGCTGCTCGCGAACACGGGGACGCGCGCAAGGCGATCGACATCCTCAGATACGCCGGGGAAATCGCGCAGTCGACGGGGTCGACCACGGTGAAAGAGGAGTTCGTCACGCAGGCGCGCGAGCGCGCGGAGACGGACCGGTTCCGTGAACTCATCCGCGGTTCGACGCCGCACTCACGGTACGTCCTCCAGGCGCTCGCGATGCTCTCGCTCTCGGCTCGACACGAGGACGGCTTCCGCACGAGTCGCGTCTACGACGTCTACGAGAACATCTGTGGCCAGCAGGGTTCGGACACGCTCTCGCTCCGACGCGTCCGCGACCTCCTGAAAGAACACGCCTTCCTCGACATCATCGAACAGTCGAAACACAGCGGTGGGAGCGCCGAGGGGAGCTACACGAAACACCAGCTCCTCGAGGACCCCGACGTGGTACAGGAAGTGCTCTCGGAGGACGCCGAGTACTGA